One region of Papaver somniferum cultivar HN1 unplaced genomic scaffold, ASM357369v1 unplaced-scaffold_131, whole genome shotgun sequence genomic DNA includes:
- the LOC113332293 gene encoding late embryogenesis abundant protein Dc3-like — translation MSASPNTNGWVESATNTANTAGQHVADAAKATRDYVADAANTTTNTAQQKKEETSGVLSDTAQKAREHVANAADSVSKAAKPEEEKTPGFLEKTATAVVNTGQGAVEAVKNTIGMNDKK, via the exons ATGTCTGCTAGTCCCAACACAAATGGATGGGTTGAATCAGCTACGAACACAGCTAACACGGCTGGGCAACACGTTGCCGATGCAGCTAAAGCAACTAGAGACTATGTAGCCGATGCAGCTAACACTACAACAAACACTGCCCAGCAGAAAAAGGAAGAGACCTCTGGTGTCCTTTCGGATACAGCTCAAAAAGCCAGGGAGCATGTTGCCAATGCAGCTGATTCTGTATCCAAAGCTGCCAAACCGGAAGAAGAAAAAACCCCTGGTTTCCTTGAAAAG ACTGCAACTGCAGTGGTTAACACGGGGCAAGGTGCAGTGGAGGCTGTGAAGAACACAATCGGAATGAATGACAAGAAATGA
- the LOC113332279 gene encoding cold-regulated 413 inner membrane protein 2, chloroplastic-like, with the protein MKNNQIMGKRNGAGSLLSPQNLQWVCVIASAVLIIANGTSIHKSFLVPLFILQAPEEIFTWIKGENGVWAVFLALAFKLFYIFPKELELPLYAMLFVIASPQQVVKLRGTQTGSIVSLLIAGFLAFIHFSGMGIEILKKGFQQGSILATVCIICINLAPLMILIGSKL; encoded by the coding sequence ATGAAAAATAATCAGATCATGGGAAAAAGAAATGGAGCTGGTTCATTGTTGTCACCTCAAAACCTTCAATGGGTTTGCGTAATTGCTTCAGCAGTTTTAATAATTGCGAATGGAACTTCAATTCATAAATCATTTCTTGTTCCTCTGTTTATTTTACAAGCACCTGAAGAGATTTTCACTTGGATCAAGGGTGAAAATGGTGTTTGGGCAGTTTTCTTGGCCCTTGCCTTTAAACTGTTCTACATATTTCCAAAAGAATTGGAATTACCCCTTTATGCGATGTTGTTCGTAATTGCTTCTCCTCAACAAGTAGTTAAATTGAGAGGAACCCAGACTGGTTCTATAGTTTCTTTGTTGATTGCAGGCTTTTTGGCGTTTATCCATTTCTCAGGGATGGGGATTGAAATTTTAAAGAAAGGGTTTCAGCAAGGTTCTATTCTTGCTACTGTTTGTATTATTTGTATCAATCTTGCTCCGTTGATGATTTTGATTGGATCGAAATTATGA
- the LOC113332552 gene encoding late embryogenesis abundant protein 1-like, whose amino-acid sequence MSADQSPNTDGWVQSAKNTANAAGGHIGNAAQATRDFVTGAGQPKKEETPGFLESAKNTASTAGGHVAGAAQATKDYVVGAPKKEETPGFLQQTGTNVMNTAQGAADTVTKSAQGAADAVKNTMGMNDEKK is encoded by the exons ATGTCTGCTGATCAGAGTCCCAACACAGACGGATGGGTTCAATCAGCTAAGAACACAGCTAACGCAGCTGGGGGACATATCGGCAATGCAGCTCAAGCAACTAGAGACTTCGTAACCGGTGCAGGCCAGCCGAAAAAGGAAGAAACCCCTGGATTCCTTGAATCAGCTAAGAACACAGCTAGCACAGCTGGGGGACATGTCGCCGGTGCAGCTCAAGCAACCAAAGACTATGTAGTCGGTGCACCGAAAAAGGAAGAGACCCCTGGATTCCTTCAACAG ACTGGAACAAATGTGATGAACACAGCACAAGGTGCAGCTGATACTGTGACGAAATCAGCACAAGGTGCAGCGGACGCTGTGAAGAACACAATGGGAATGAATGATGAAAAGAAATGA